A stretch of DNA from Microbacterium sp. LWS13-1.2:
GGCCGTCGGTCGCATCCTCCTCGGTGCCCGGACTCCCGCACGCTGCGCTTTGCTGGTCGACTGGGACTCGTGGTGGGCGGTGGAGATGGCCGGTGGCCCGAACCGCAACCTCCGATACCTTCCGAGGATGCGACGATCCGCCTCCATGCGAGTGGCACGGACCTGCTCACGGGTCGTGACCTGAGCGCCGGCGACGTCATCGTCCTGCATCCGGCCGACGTGATCGTGCTCCGCCGCACGCGTTCTGCACCGCGCTGAATTCCGACGCCCTGTCGAATCCCGTCGGTCCCATTCGTAGCGGTAGTGAGGCGAGGATCCGCGACCACAGACGAGCGCTTGACCGCTCGCGGTGACCGCGATCCCGCCCACCATCAGGCCAGCCCTGGTCTGATGCGTCACGCGAGGGAGAGGATATGAGCATGCAGTACCTGGTCAACGTCATCGACAGCCGCAGCAACTCGGGGACGGCCGAGGAGGGCGTCGCGATCGATGCGTTCAACGACAGGCTCCGCGCAGGCGGCCACTGGGTCTTCGCCGCCGGACTCGCCGATCCGACCGTCTCCACCGTCATCGACGGCCGTGGCGACGAGCCGGTATTCACCGACGGCCCGTTCGTCGAGGCGAAGGAATGGGCCGCCGGGTTCTGGATCATCGAAGCCGCCGACCTGGACGTCGCTCTGAAGCTGATGGTCGAGGGCTCCACAGCCTGCAATCGTCGGCTCGAGGTGCGGCCGCTGCTCGCCGGGTGATCGACGCGCATGATGCCCTGACCCGCGCTCACCGCGACGAGTGGGCGCGGGTGGTGGCGACCCTCGCCAAGCGGTTCGGCAACCTCGACATCGCCGAGGATGCCGCCGCGGACGCGTTCGCCTCCGCCGCTGAGCACTGGCCGGCGGAGGGCATCCCGCCGAGGCCCGGCGCGTGGCTCACAGCCACGGCCACCCGCAAGGCGATCGACCGCATCCGGCGCGAGAGCAGCCGTGACGCGAGACACAGGGAGGCGCAGCTCGTGTACGACGCAGATCCCGAGCCGCTCGGCGCGATCGACGACGACCGCATCACGCGGGCGAAGTCGAAGATCGCCGCCGCCGGCATTCCGTACCGAGTGCCGGGGGTCGAGGACCTGCCGGGCCGGCTGGCGGGTGTGCTGACCGTGCTGTTCCTGATCTTCAATGAGGGATATCTCGCCAGCGGCCCCGACAGCGCACCGGTGCGCGAGGACCTGACCGGCGAGGCGATCCGTCTCGCCCGGCTCCTGCACCAGCTGCTGCCCGACGACGGCGAGGCGACCGGGATGCTGGCGCTGATGCTGCTGACCGACGCGCGCCGCCCGGCGCGCGTGTCGTCGGCAGGCGAGCTCATGCCTCTCGGCGAGCAGGACCGCGGGCAGTGGGATGCCGAGTCGATTGCGGAGGGGCACGCGCTGGTCCGTGCGCGACTGGCATCCGGCATGCCGCCGGGCCGCTACCAGCTGCTCGCCGCGATCAACGCCGTCCACACCGACGGCGACGCGACCGATTGGACGCAGGTGGTCGCGCTCTACGATCACCTTCTGCGGCTCGACCGCTCGCCGATCGTGCGGTTGAACCGCGCGATCGCGGTGAGCGAGCGCGACGGGCGGGAGCCGGGGCTCGCCCTCGTCGACGCTCTCAGGCCGGAGCTGGAGTCCTACCACCCGTATCACGCTGCCCGTGCGGAGCTGCTGCGACGACTGGGGCGGCCCGCGGAAGCGGCCGCAGCCTACGACGCGGCCCTTGCCCTGGCGAGCAACACGGCGGAGGTCGCGTACCTCACGCGACAGCGGGACTCGACCCGACCGGGGTGAACAGCAACCGTCGCTCCTTCGGCAACGGCGCCGCCAATGCCCGCCCTCAGTTCTGATGGTGCAGGTGGTCGCGGTGCTTCTCGGCCTGGTGGCGCTTGGTCTGGACGTCGATCGGACCGGTGACGCTGAGCTCGTCCTCCCAGCACTCGATGCCGGTGATGTCGGGAAGGAGTGCACGGGTGAAGACCGGGTCCCGGCCGGCCCGGCGCTGCGCGGTGTAGTCCTTCA
This window harbors:
- a CDS encoding YciI family protein — protein: MQYLVNVIDSRSNSGTAEEGVAIDAFNDRLRAGGHWVFAAGLADPTVSTVIDGRGDEPVFTDGPFVEAKEWAAGFWIIEAADLDVALKLMVEGSTACNRRLEVRPLLAG
- a CDS encoding DUF6596 domain-containing protein, encoding MIDAHDALTRAHRDEWARVVATLAKRFGNLDIAEDAAADAFASAAEHWPAEGIPPRPGAWLTATATRKAIDRIRRESSRDARHREAQLVYDADPEPLGAIDDDRITRAKSKIAAAGIPYRVPGVEDLPGRLAGVLTVLFLIFNEGYLASGPDSAPVREDLTGEAIRLARLLHQLLPDDGEATGMLALMLLTDARRPARVSSAGELMPLGEQDRGQWDAESIAEGHALVRARLASGMPPGRYQLLAAINAVHTDGDATDWTQVVALYDHLLRLDRSPIVRLNRAIAVSERDGREPGLALVDALRPELESYHPYHAARAELLRRLGRPAEAAAAYDAALALASNTAEVAYLTRQRDSTRPG